Proteins from a genomic interval of Gossypium hirsutum isolate 1008001.06 chromosome A09, Gossypium_hirsutum_v2.1, whole genome shotgun sequence:
- the LOC121206197 gene encoding transcription factor RAX2 has product MVRAPCCDKANVKKGPWSPEEDAKLKEYIQKHGTGGNWIALPQKAGLKRCGKSCRLRWLNYLRPNIKHGEFSDDEDRIICTLFASIGSRWSIIAAQLPGRTDNDIKNYWNTKLKKKLFGMVPQSQRKPHQIPHASFSSLLQSSSPSSPSPSSSSPLLYNCSNNTYHTPARSFSCFEASYSSSFSNSSASCVNAASVLQPQESFLGQIQHYQLHDNGVQMFGGETSCSSSDGSCSNQISHNKELENSNGTLYDGDHQQFGMYSYNNFYSEAADGSQKLMMALNGDHGTDGWSDHHKSSNGLLDETETPLDYGIEGIKQLISTTSSCNSFIFYENKEDENLLYY; this is encoded by the exons ATGGTAAGGGCTCCTTGTTGTGACAAGGCTAATGTGAAGAAAGGACCTTGGTCACCTGAAGAAGATGCTAAGCTGAAAGAGTATATACAGAAACATGGAACTGGAGGGAACTGGATTGCTCTCCCACAAAAAGCTG gcctTAAGAGATGTGGGAAAAGTTGCAGATTGAGATGGCTTAACTATCTCAGGCCTAATATTAAACATGGAGAGTTCTCTGACGATGAAGATAGGATAATCTGCACTCTCTTTGCAAGCATTGGTAGCAG GTGGTCAATTATAGCAGCTCAGTTGCCAGGCAGGACTGATAATGATATCAAGAACTACTGGAACACGAAGCTAAAGAAGAAACTCTTTGGCATGGTTCCCCAATCTCAAAGGAAACCTCATCAGATTCCCCATGCTAGCTTTTCATCTCTTCTACAATCATCTTCCCCTTCATCCCCATCCCCATCCTCATCATCGCCATTACTCTACAATTGCAGCAACAACACCTACCACACACCAGCTAGATCTTTTTCATGCTTTGAAGCATCATATTCCTCAAGTTTCTCAAACAGCAGTGCTTCTTGTGTAAATGCTGCATCAGTTCTTCAACCGCAGGAGAGTTTTTTGGGTCAAATCCAGCATTATCAACTGCATGATAATGGTGTCCAAATGTTTGGGGGGGAAACTAGTTGTAGTTCTTCTGATGGGAGTTGcagcaaccaaatcagccacaacaaAGAATTAGAGAATAGCAATGGTACATTATATGATGGTGATCATCAACAATTTGGGATGTACAGTTATAATAATTTCTACAGTGAAGCTGCTGATGGAAGCCAGAAGCTGATGATGGCATTAAATGGGGATCATGGTACTGATGGATGGTCTGATCATCATAAGTCATCAAATGGATTGTTGGATGAAACTGAAACACCTTTAGATTATGGGATTGAGGGAATTAAGCAGCTAATAAGTACGACTAGTAGTTGTAACagctttattttttatgaaaacaaagAAGATGAAAATCTTTTGTACTATTGA